Within Pseudomonas tructae, the genomic segment AGGTTGCTTGTCCGCTTGCAGGCCATTGACCATGTAGCCCCAGGAACTGGAGGCGACCACGCCTTCGTTCTTGACGTCGCTCATCTGCACCGTGGCGTCATGCCAATAGCGATGGATGAGCGGTTGCTGCTGGCGTAGCAGGTCGAGCACTGCTTTGTACTGGGTTTCGTTCAGTTCATAAGGGTTCTGGATGCCGAGTTCGGGCTTGGCCGATTTCAGGTACAGCGCGGCATCGGCGATGTAGATCGGCCCGTCGTAGGCCTGGACCCGGCCCTTGTTCGGTTTGCCGTCCGGCAGGTTCTGCGGCTCGAAGACCACGCCCCAACTGGTGGGCGCCTGCTTGAACACGTTGGTGTTGTACAGCAGCACGTTCGGGCCCCACTGGTAGGGCGTGCCGTACACCTGCTGGTTGACCACGTACCAGGCGCCATCCTTGAGCCGAGGGTCGAGGTTCTTCCAGTTGGGGATCAGCGCAGTGTTGATCGGCTGCACACGCTTGCCGGCGATCAGCCGCAGCGAGGCGTCACCGGAGGCGGTGACCAGGTCATAGCCGCCCTTGGTCATCAGGCTGACCATCTCGTCGGAGGTGGCGGCGGTCTTGACGTTGACCTTGCAACCGGATTCTTTCTCGAAGCCAGTCACCCAGTCGTAGGCTTTGTCGCTTTCACCGCGTTCGATGTAACCCGGCCAGGCGACGATATCCAGTTGGCCTTCGCCGGCGCCCACGGCTTTCAAGGGGTCGGCGGCCTGCAGGCTGGCGCTGGCCAGCAGGGCGGTGCTCAGGGCGCAGAGCATGGCGGTTTTGTGCACGAACATGGTGTTCCCTCTTGTTGGAATTATCGCGGGGCAGTGAAAGTGCAGGTATAGCTGGTTTAAGCGTAGTCGCTGTTGCCTGGCTCCAGCGTAGCCCGGTCTTGGGCAACATCTGGAAGCAAATGCATTCAGCTTCGCTTCAGCCAGCAGCAGTACTCTTGGGGTTTATTTGCTCCCCTGGAGATGCCTCATGAACACCCGTGGCTTGCTCGATCAACTGCTCAAATCCGGCCAGGACCTGCTGCAGAACCAGGCCGGCAAAGGTGCCGCCGGCAAAACCGGCGGTATTGGCGACTTGCTTGGCGGCAAGGGCGGTGGTGGCCTTGGCAGCCTGCTTTCCGGTGCTGGGGGCGGTGCCTTGGCTGCAGGTGCGATGGGGTTGCTGCTGGGTAGCAAGAAGGCCCGCAAGTACGGCGGCAAGGCCCTGACTTACGGTGGCCTGGCCGCCCTTGGGGTGATCGCCTACAAGGCTTATGGCAACTGGCAGGCCAAGCAGGGCGCAACGGCCCAGGGCGAGCCGCAAACCCTCGACCGCCTGCCGCCGGCCCAGGCCGAGCAACACAGCCAGGCGATCCTCAAGGCGCTGGTGGCCGCAGCCAAGTCAGATGGCCATGTCGATGAGCGCGAGCGGGCGTTGATCGAAGGCGAATTCGTCAAGCTCTCCAGTGACCAGGAGCTGCAGCACTGGCTGCACGCCGAGCTGAACAAGCCGCTTGACCCGGCCGATGTCGCGCGCGCCGCCAGCACCCCGGAAATGGCCGCCGAGATGTACATCGCCAGCGTCATGCTGGTGGACGAGGAGCACTTCATGGAGCGCGCCTACCTGGATGAACTGGCGCGCCAGCTCAAGCTCGATCCGGCACTCAAGATCGAGCTGGAAAATCAGGTAAAACTTGCTGCCGGTCAATGAAATCGGGCTAATGGCCAGTATCTAGCCCGTTTGGCCTGATCCAGCCGTTAAGTCAGCCGCAAATGCGCGCAGTCGCTGGGCTATACTCTGCCCATTTTTCCTGCTCGCGTAGAATATTTGAGGGCTGACTGTGAAAAACTGGACCTTGCGCCAACGGATCCTGGCGAGCTTCGCCGTGATTATCGCCATCATGTCGCTGATGGTGGTCGCCGCCTATTCGCGACTGGTGGCCATAGAGTCCGGCGAGGAAGCGGTGCGAACCGACAGCATCCCTGGCGTCTACTACAGCTCCATGATCCGTAGCGCCTGGGTCGACAGTTATGTGTTGACCCAGCAACTGGTGGGGCTGAGCAACCACCGCGAGATCACCTCGGCCGACATGGAGTTGTACAAGGGCTTTGAAGAGCGCCTCAAGCAGCACATGGCCAGCTATCAGACAACCATCCGTGAAAAGGACGACCAGGCCAGCTTTGACCAGTTCGGCCAGCTCGAGGTGGCCTACCTCAAAGCGGTCGATACCGTGCTGCAGGCCTACCGCAAGCAGGATTATGCCGAGGCCCAGCGCCTGCTCGCCGAGGTTCTGACGCCGGCCTGGGTCGATGGCCGCAAACACCTGAACGGGGTGATCGAGCGCAATCGCCATTCCGCCGAGAACGCCACCGATTCCATCGTCAGCGCCGTGGCCACGGCCAAGTTCAGCATGATCGTCTCGTTGTTGCTGGCCATTGTCGCCGCGACCCTTTGCGGCCTGGTGCTGATGCGTGCGATCTCCGCACCGATGCAGCGGATCGTCCATGCCCTGGACAAACTCAGCGGCGGCGACCTCAGCGTGCGCCTGAACCTGGACCGCAAGGACGAATTCGGCGCGGTGGAAACCGGCTTCAACGCAATGATGGGCGAACTGACCAACCTGGTGTCCCAGGCCCAGCGCTCGTCGGTGCAGGTCACCACCTCGGTGACCGAGATCGCCGCCACCTCCAAGCAGCAGCAGGCGACCGCCACCGAAACGGCCGCCACCACCACCGAAATCGGTGCCACCTCGCGGGAAATCGCCGCGACCTCTCGCGACCTGGTGCGGACCATGACCGAAGTGACGTCCGCCGCCGACCAGGCCTCGATCCTCGCAGGCTCCGGCCAGCAAGGTCTGGCGCGCATGGAAGAAACCATGCACCAGGTCATGGGCGCGGCCGACCTGGTCAACAACAAGCTGGCGATCCTCAACGAGAAGGCCGGCAACATCAACCAGGTGGTGGTGACCATCGTCAAGGTCGCCGACCAGACCAACCTGCTCTCGCTCAA encodes:
- the ydcS gene encoding putative ABC transporter substrate-binding protein YdcS yields the protein MFVHKTAMLCALSTALLASASLQAADPLKAVGAGEGQLDIVAWPGYIERGESDKAYDWVTGFEKESGCKVNVKTAATSDEMVSLMTKGGYDLVTASGDASLRLIAGKRVQPINTALIPNWKNLDPRLKDGAWYVVNQQVYGTPYQWGPNVLLYNTNVFKQAPTSWGVVFEPQNLPDGKPNKGRVQAYDGPIYIADAALYLKSAKPELGIQNPYELNETQYKAVLDLLRQQQPLIHRYWHDATVQMSDVKNEGVVASSSWGYMVNGLQADKQPVASTIPKEGATGWADTTMLHSEAKHPNCAYKWMDWSLQPKVQGDVAAWFGSLPAVPAACSGSELLGAEGCKTNGFDQFDKIAFWKTPQAEGGKFVPYSRWTQDYIAIMGGR
- a CDS encoding tellurite resistance TerB family protein, encoding MNTRGLLDQLLKSGQDLLQNQAGKGAAGKTGGIGDLLGGKGGGGLGSLLSGAGGGALAAGAMGLLLGSKKARKYGGKALTYGGLAALGVIAYKAYGNWQAKQGATAQGEPQTLDRLPPAQAEQHSQAILKALVAAAKSDGHVDERERALIEGEFVKLSSDQELQHWLHAELNKPLDPADVARAASTPEMAAEMYIASVMLVDEEHFMERAYLDELARQLKLDPALKIELENQVKLAAGQ
- a CDS encoding methyl-accepting chemotaxis protein, encoding MKNWTLRQRILASFAVIIAIMSLMVVAAYSRLVAIESGEEAVRTDSIPGVYYSSMIRSAWVDSYVLTQQLVGLSNHREITSADMELYKGFEERLKQHMASYQTTIREKDDQASFDQFGQLEVAYLKAVDTVLQAYRKQDYAEAQRLLAEVLTPAWVDGRKHLNGVIERNRHSAENATDSIVSAVATAKFSMIVSLLLAIVAATLCGLVLMRAISAPMQRIVHALDKLSGGDLSVRLNLDRKDEFGAVETGFNAMMGELTNLVSQAQRSSVQVTTSVTEIAATSKQQQATATETAATTTEIGATSREIAATSRDLVRTMTEVTSAADQASILAGSGQQGLARMEETMHQVMGAADLVNNKLAILNEKAGNINQVVVTIVKVADQTNLLSLNAAIEAEKAGEYGRGFAVVATEVRRLADQTAVATYDIEQMVREIQSAVSAGVMGMDKFSEEVRRGMFEVQQVGEQLTQIIHQVQALAPRVLMVNEGMQAQATGAEQINHALAQLGDASSQTVESLRQASFAIDELSQVATGLRGGVSRFKV